In the genome of Nonomuraea sp. NBC_00507, the window CGCCCGGATACGGGGCTTCTCCCCCGTACGCTCCCGCCTTGGAATGCGGCGACTGGCCGCCTACCTGATCACTGCGGCGACGGCTACCCTCAGCACCTCGCCCGCCATGGCGGCACCAACGGCGCCATCGACGGTGGTGGCGACCGCGCCACACCACCCCCCGACACCCGACGTCTACACGGTCAGGCCTGGTGACACCCTGCGGGAGATCGCAGATAAGGAACTGGGCAGCGCGTACCGATGGTCACAGATCTGGAAACTCAACGCTCACCATCGCCAGGTGGACGGTCGCGTGTTTTCCGATCCCGACCTGATCCGCCCCGGGTGGAAGCTTCGCCTCCCACTCGCCAAGAAGCCCGAACAGCCTCGTCGTACGGTGACGCCTACCCCCAGCGATCGCCCCCAGCCCCGCACGGAGCGCACTCCCCCAGCCTCGGCACCTGCCATCGGGGACGACTCGCAGGCAGGCACCATGATCCGTCTTCCCTCTGGCTCCCTCGTAACGCTGGCTTACCTAGCCGGAATCGGCACCGCGTTGGCGGCCTCCAGACTGCGACGTCGCCGCACGCGCCGCCGCCCAGCACCGACAACTGAGCCAGCCGCCCAACCGAGGCCGGAGCCAACAGGAGGCGAGAGCCGCCAAGCGTACGCAAAGCACAACCAGCCTGTCCCCAACGACCGCGGCTTCCTCAGCCAACAGAACGTAGGTCTTGAGGCCGCCCCCCATCACCTGATCCTTGGTTATACCCCTGAAGGAACTCCGGTTCGAGCTCCGCTATCGAGCCTGAGCCTTGGGCTCACCGGGCACGGCATCCACGACGTAGCCGGGTACTTGGTCAACGACCTCCTCCGACAGGCATCTACCTCCCGGACCGAAGTGGTCATGTGTACCGGTGTCGCCGAGTCCTTGTACGGACCGCAGTCAGCCCTCGCCAATGAATCGCTCCCTGGCCTGATCCTCACTGAGACGCCTGCAGCAGCCTTCAGGAAATTTCAGGAGAAGTTGTTCACGCATCGCCGCACGATGCTGGAACGCGAAGTGGATGCTCCGGCTGCAATTCCCGAACGGGATCCCGGCGAAGCGTTACCGAGCGTGGTGCTGGTCACGGAGCCCGACAACGAGCTGTACACGAGCGTCGGAGCGCTGCTGGTGTCCAATCCCAGGGCCCGCTGCGGCGTGATCGTCCTTGGCGAGTGGCCACCCGGAACTACCTGCCGGCTC includes:
- a CDS encoding BTAD domain-containing putative transcriptional regulator, with product MIVGLPLLLYSMAGSPIPDRLPEPDQLLDTLARRDDGSLLIGALKYLAWGAWVSLMLSTFAEVIARIRGFSPVRSRLGMRRLAAYLITAATATLSTSPAMAAPTAPSTVVATAPHHPPTPDVYTVRPGDTLREIADKELGSAYRWSQIWKLNAHHRQVDGRVFSDPDLIRPGWKLRLPLAKKPEQPRRTVTPTPSDRPQPRTERTPPASAPAIGDDSQAGTMIRLPSGSLVTLAYLAGIGTALAASRLRRRRTRRRPAPTTEPAAQPRPEPTGGESRQAYAKHNQPVPNDRGFLSQQNVGLEAAPHHLILGYTPEGTPVRAPLSSLSLGLTGHGIHDVAGYLVNDLLRQASTSRTEVVMCTGVAESLYGPQSALANESLPGLILTETPAAAFRKFQEKLFTHRRTMLEREVDAPAAIPERDPGEALPSVVLVTEPDNELYTSVGALLVSNPRARCGVIVLGEWPPGTTCRLGPGFKVISAEGPLAEDLTGVELCHLTSAEAVEHLGQLAEPRSTPAGEGLPVAQKVWKGPELIRLSILGPPLVQVRDRAQPLELSWLQLNVLAYLALHPEGATNAQLTTALWPDEVGKDLHNALRHLRETLVSATRYENACAKTAPFISASTTKRTAVYRIDMRLISVDLRDYQAALNELKAARDDESRLAILTRAAELCRGELLSGVDAEWVDEHRYALTRSQADTLTRLAALCEHDDPERALDALERIRVLEPGVEENYLKIVRIQLRLGRDGDARRTVELLRQSLHELGLRSSPATERETARLLDVTPTGTTPEGGPVRRRRR